A genomic stretch from Strix aluco isolate bStrAlu1 chromosome 12, bStrAlu1.hap1, whole genome shotgun sequence includes:
- the LOC141928671 gene encoding sodium/nucleoside cotransporter 2-like translates to MEENQITLDNLEKGADNPAFSSVGEERVSEECDSPRGESKEEKRGRKERFSSYCRKALQPASKAKRFCKAHAKLLRRVVLGLLGVAYLCYFIAACWLNFQRALALVVITAVVVFFVCWSLFKKHCGAKVLLLLSPAWKCFLKYWPWLKWLLVVGHVVGLIPWLILDSSRNPEQLISLAGFFFLVLFLFACSKHHGAVYWRAIFLGLGLEFLFGLIVLRTTPGNQAFQWLGDQVQFFLGYTTAGSSFVFGNTLIEEVFAFQTLPIVVFFSCVMSILYYLGVMQWLIVKISWLLQVSMGTTPAETLSVAGNIFVGQTEAPLLVRPYLADMTRSEIHAVMTGGFSTIAGSVMGAYISFGIDAASLIAASVMAAPCALAMSKLVYPEVEESKFKDKASIHLSSGEERNILEAASNGAAASVGLVANIAANLIAFLAMLEFINAALRWFGEMVDIEGLSFQVICSYVLMPVAFLMGANWADSPLVAELLGIKIFLNEFVAYQQLATYKKNRLSGLEEWDGSRKQWISERSEIIATFALCGFANLSSIGIMLGGLASMVPERKGDLASIVLRALLTGICVSMLNACLAGLLHVPTEVGDCVTFLRTANFSSTSYTMYTCCKQLFASSVLANGTLSFTGAWAGLAESVLCLTQCCGHYNHTSCTGTT, encoded by the exons ATGGAAGAAAACCAGATAACCCTGGACAACCTTGAGAAGGGCGCGGATAACCCAGCTTTCAGCTCCGTG GGGGAGGAGAGAGTCTCTGAGGAATGTGATAGTCCACGTGGTGAGagcaaagaggagaagagaggaaggaaagagagattCTCCTCCTACTGCAG GAAGGCCCTGCAGCCAGCATCCAAGGCAAAGCGCTTCTGCAAGGCTCACGCCAAGTTGTTGAGAAGGGTCGTACTGGGGCTCCTTGGAGTAG CCTACCTGTGCTACTTCATTGCGGCCTGTTGGCTCAACTTCCAGCGAGCCCTTGCCTTGGTGGTCATAACTGCTGTGGTTGTCTTCTTCGTCTGCTGGAGCCTCTTCAAGAAGCACTGTGGGGCAAAGGTATTGCTGCTCCTCAGCCCTGCTTGGAAATGCTTCCTAAAGTACTGGCCGTGGCTGAAATG GCTGCTGGTGGTGGGCCACGTGGTAGGCCTGATCCCATGGCTGATTTTGGACTCCTCCAGAAATCCAGAGCAGCTCATCTCCTTAGCTGGCTTCTTCTTTTTAGTGCTGTTCCTGTTTGCCTGCTCCAAGCACCACGGTGCA GTGTACTGGAGAGCCATTTTCTTGGGCCTTGGCTTGGAGTTTTTATTTGGACTCATCGTCCTCCGAACAACCCCCGGCAACCAAGCTTTCCAGTGGCTGGGTGACCAGGTCCAG TTCTTCCTGGGCTACACCACAGCTGGCTCCAGCTTCGTCTTTGGGAACACGCTCATTGAAGAAGTCTTTGCCTTTCAG ACTCTGCCCATCGTTGTTTTCTTCAGTTGTGTGATGTCCATCCTCTATTACCTCGGTGTCATGCAGTGGCTCATTGTCAAG ATCTCCTGGCTGCTTCAGGTCTCGATGGGCACCACTCCTGCTGAGACCCTGAGTGTGGCGGGGAACATTTTTGTGGGACAG ACCGAAGCCCCACTGCTCGTCCGCCCATACCTTGCAGACATGACCCGTTCAGAAATCCATGCGGTGATGACTGGTGGATTTTCTACTATTGCAGGCAGCGTGATGGGTGCCTACATATCCTTTGGG ATAGATGCAGCATCACTGATCGCAGCCTCCGTGATGGCTGCACCCTGCGCCCTCGCCATGTCCAAACTCGTCTACCCTGAAGTGGAAGAGTCCAAGTTCAAGGACAAAGCAAGCATCCACCTCTCCAGTGG GGAAGAGCGGAACATCCTGGAAGCTGCGAGCAACGGGGCTGCTGCCTCCGTGGGGCTCGTGGCCAACATTGCGGCCAACCTCATTGCCTTCTTGGCGATGCTGGAGTTCATCAACGCTGCCCTGCGCTGGTTCGGGGAGATGGTAGACATCGAGGGGCTCTCCTTCCAG GTCATCTGCTCCTACGTCCTCATGCCCGTGGCCTTTCTCATGGGAGCAAACTGGGCAGACTCGCCGCTGGTGGCCGAGCTCTTGGGGATCAAGATCTTCCTGAACGAGTTTGTGGCATACCAGCAGCTGGCCACATACAAGAAGAACCGTCTGTCGGGCCTGGAGGAGTGGGACGGGAGCCGGAAGCAGTGGATATCT GAGCGATCCGAGATCATTGCCACCTTTGCACTTTGTGGATTCGCCAACCTCAGCTCCATCGGGATCATGCTCGGAGGCCTGG CCTCCATGGTACCCGAGCGCAAGGGTGACTTGGCCTCCATCGTGCTGCGAGCCCTGCTCACTGGCATCTGTGTCTCCATGCTCAACGCCTGTCTGGCAG GTCTCCTGCATGTGCCAACAGAGGTGGGTGACTGCGTGACCTTCCTCCGCACCGCCAACTTCAGCTCTACCAGCTACACCATGTACACGTGCTGCAAGCAGCTCTTCGCCAG CTCAGTGCTCGCCAACGGGACGCTCTCCTTCACGGGAGCCTGGGCTGGCCTGGCGGAGAGCGTGCTGTGCCTGACGCAGTGCTGCGGGCACTACAACCACACGTCCTGCACGGGGACAACCTAG